Proteins from a genomic interval of Candidatus Bealeia paramacronuclearis:
- a CDS encoding shikimate kinase, which produces MTKKPIRYSANLVIPKTVVLVGMMGAGKSSIGWRLAKKLGVEFHDSDQEVERAAGCTVNDIFETWGEKAFRDAERRVIQRLLSEPTQVISTGDGAFIDDDIRALINGKAISVWLRANPDILLERVVRRDTRPLLHEGDPKEILEGMIEKRYPIYSEANIIVDSNDDAHDATVERVMESLKDYVYD; this is translated from the coding sequence ATGACAAAAAAACCCATCAGATATTCCGCAAACCTCGTTATCCCTAAAACCGTCGTTCTTGTCGGTATGATGGGAGCGGGAAAGAGCAGCATTGGCTGGAGACTTGCTAAAAAATTAGGGGTGGAATTCCACGACTCCGACCAAGAAGTCGAGCGGGCTGCCGGATGCACCGTCAATGATATTTTTGAAACTTGGGGTGAAAAAGCGTTTCGCGATGCCGAACGCCGCGTCATTCAACGCCTTTTGAGCGAACCCACCCAGGTCATTTCCACGGGGGACGGCGCCTTCATCGACGATGATATTCGAGCCCTTATTAACGGCAAAGCTATTTCAGTATGGTTGCGCGCCAATCCTGATATTTTACTCGAGCGCGTTGTCAGACGTGATACACGCCCCCTTCTTCATGAAGGGGATCCCAAAGAAATTCTCGAGGGGATGATTGAAAAACGCTATCCCATTTATAGTGAGGCCAATATTATTGTTGATAGTAACGACGATGCCCATGACGCCACTGTTGAGCGCGTAATGGAATCGCTTAAGGACTATGTATACGATTAA
- a CDS encoding ABC transporter permease: MKNASPSLEIQYDTAEVVTLNIGGEWSLAHAQTLESCFRKVKTLKSNLNVKFIWVNFESSDTTGAWVFHEILEVLQKKNITYTLDGMPLLLSSLMDCIQGYLPDRTVKHTPNRFFLDLIERMGKSTIEVGTLAYELLEFLGHVVIALFKSFLSPKRIKLVPFFVHMERIGVNSIPIIAVISFLIGFVFAYQGEEQLHKFGADIYTINLVGLSIVREAGILLAAIVVAGRTGSAITAELGIMKINQEVDAMNVFGLNPLEYLVLPRMLALICIMPFLAFLADVAGLLGGGVWVVWSMGYSSDLYLKQLGGAITQWSFWIGIIKAPVFAFAIGLVSCFEGFRVDGGAESVGLHTTKAVVESIFLVIVADALFSIFFSQMGV; encoded by the coding sequence ATGAAAAACGCATCGCCCTCACTCGAAATCCAGTATGATACTGCCGAAGTTGTGACTTTAAATATAGGCGGAGAGTGGAGTCTTGCCCATGCGCAAACACTCGAATCATGCTTTAGAAAAGTAAAAACACTGAAATCCAATTTGAATGTCAAGTTTATTTGGGTAAATTTCGAATCCTCCGATACGACTGGTGCGTGGGTTTTTCATGAAATCCTTGAAGTCCTCCAGAAAAAAAACATTACATATACCCTTGACGGAATGCCGCTTCTTTTATCGTCTTTGATGGACTGCATCCAAGGTTATCTTCCGGATCGCACTGTCAAACATACCCCAAATCGCTTCTTTTTGGATCTCATTGAGCGAATGGGTAAGTCAACCATTGAAGTGGGGACTTTGGCTTATGAATTGCTGGAATTTCTAGGTCATGTTGTCATTGCACTTTTTAAATCTTTCTTGAGTCCCAAACGGATCAAGTTGGTCCCTTTTTTCGTGCATATGGAACGAATAGGGGTCAATTCCATTCCCATTATTGCGGTTATTTCTTTTTTGATCGGATTTGTCTTTGCCTATCAGGGCGAGGAGCAACTCCATAAATTTGGAGCGGATATTTATACGATTAATCTAGTGGGGCTCTCCATTGTCAGAGAAGCTGGAATTTTGCTTGCAGCTATTGTTGTAGCAGGCCGAACGGGAAGTGCGATCACGGCTGAACTCGGGATTATGAAAATTAATCAAGAAGTGGATGCCATGAATGTTTTTGGTCTTAATCCTCTTGAATATTTAGTTCTTCCCAGGATGTTAGCCCTTATTTGTATTATGCCTTTTCTGGCGTTCCTTGCCGATGTCGCAGGTCTTTTGGGCGGGGGTGTTTGGGTGGTGTGGTCCATGGGGTACAGTTCTGATCTTTATCTCAAACAATTGGGAGGTGCCATTACGCAATGGAGTTTTTGGATCGGAATTATCAAAGCGCCCGTCTTTGCTTTTGCCATTGGTCTTGTGAGTTGTTTTGAAGGATTTCGTGTGGACGGGGGCGCTGAAAGTGTAGGTCTTCACACCACAAAAGCGGTTGTGGAAAGCATCTTTCTAGTGATTGTGGCGGATGCTTTGTTTTCCATCTTTTTCTCACAAATGGGAGTTTAA
- a CDS encoding HlyC/CorC family transporter, with amino-acid sequence MSIISLILTFIIVLLLVGLSGVCAGSEAAILSASRIRLHHLAKKGNPRASIILEIQKSLGAFISALLFVNTWLNIAVTALVTSIMTEAFGPVGAVYVIPIMGFLITIYAEVLPKIYIYNDPERSVMALAPIFKPFYMIFSPITQFIDKIARLSLRLVGMNGASENQEDSSQEDLRGAIDLYGGPNVQTRHERAMLRSILDLADVEASEIMTHRKKMLMLDASLPPDQIVDKVLSAPYTRIPIWKDQMDNIIGVLHTKDLLRAVRSLKGDLTKFDITKIASPAWFIPATTTLFAQLEAFRERREHFALVVDEYGDLEGMLTLEDILEEIVGEIVDEHDVELPGVRLTPEGSYLVDGSVTIRDLNRLFDWNLSDEHASTIAGLILQETKQIPEVGQTFMIHGFRVDILRRQRHQITQVKLTPPIHTAE; translated from the coding sequence ATGAGCATTATATCCCTCATTCTCACTTTCATTATTGTTCTGCTCCTCGTCGGCCTTTCGGGTGTCTGCGCAGGATCGGAAGCTGCGATTTTATCGGCCTCCCGAATTCGCCTTCATCATTTAGCGAAAAAAGGAAACCCTCGGGCGTCCATTATTCTTGAAATTCAAAAAAGTTTAGGGGCTTTTATCAGCGCCCTTCTTTTTGTCAATACCTGGCTAAACATTGCGGTCACAGCACTTGTGACAAGCATTATGACCGAGGCTTTTGGTCCTGTGGGTGCGGTTTATGTCATTCCCATCATGGGATTTTTAATTACGATTTATGCAGAAGTTCTACCAAAAATTTATATCTATAATGATCCCGAACGATCCGTGATGGCATTGGCGCCCATCTTCAAACCCTTTTATATGATTTTTTCTCCCATTACCCAATTTATAGATAAAATCGCAAGACTCTCACTGCGACTTGTGGGAATGAATGGCGCTTCTGAAAACCAAGAGGACTCCTCCCAAGAGGATCTTCGCGGCGCCATTGATCTTTATGGCGGCCCCAATGTGCAAACGCGCCATGAACGCGCCATGCTCAGAAGCATCTTGGATTTAGCTGATGTTGAAGCGTCTGAAATTATGACTCACCGCAAAAAAATGCTCATGTTGGATGCGAGCCTTCCGCCGGATCAAATTGTCGACAAAGTCTTAAGTGCACCGTACACACGGATTCCCATTTGGAAAGATCAAATGGATAACATCATTGGAGTTCTTCACACGAAGGATCTTTTGCGGGCTGTAAGATCCCTAAAAGGTGATCTCACTAAATTTGATATTACAAAAATTGCAAGTCCCGCTTGGTTTATTCCTGCAACAACAACTCTTTTTGCCCAGCTTGAGGCCTTTCGTGAGCGTCGAGAGCACTTTGCACTCGTAGTTGATGAATATGGGGATCTGGAGGGCATGCTCACACTTGAAGATATTCTTGAGGAAATTGTGGGTGAGATCGTTGATGAACACGATGTGGAACTTCCAGGAGTCCGACTCACACCAGAGGGCTCCTATCTTGTGGACGGATCAGTCACCATTCGAGATCTAAATCGCCTTTTTGATTGGAATTTATCCGATGAGCATGCCTCCACCATTGCAGGACTGATTTTGCAAGAAACCAAGCAAATCCCAGAGGTCGGACAGACATTTATGATCCATGGATTTAGGGTAGATATTTTAAGGCGCCAACGTCATCAAATCACCCAAGTAAAATTAACCCCTCCTATTCATACCGCAGAATAA